One genomic segment of Pedobacter endophyticus includes these proteins:
- a CDS encoding sensor histidine kinase — MKLSFGFKIRFLLLVLGCCLIATSISLSRFTTKSNLLNRDAQEIQERLLTKEKAVKDFLADSSKVAQAKRFHLDPDPAIAFLNTYRKETGIYLFTYQHNELKFWSTYKVSGIDPQTIREGSSVLYFSNGWYDVIKSTQGDFTFIFLIGIQSQYQFKETEYFKNNIDPLLSSSNLLTLASFTDKDIYSIKGLDNKFLFGLKVKPGFVDSYYSPLQLWLFIAGLASICMFFNSLCSFIAKRGHIAWATCLLLFFFLAFRLSDLYFGWFNHRFPLDLFDPKIYADSFLMPSLGDFLLNVIVCTWLLLFMFNHKQQYKFPRWIKESRTLGLIIQCLLMGFIGWVAWQADDIFFGLIFNSKINFDIINILKLGGTSWVGIVILCLAWFQIYLITIISVSVSTQLNINNRDRLVIFLVGLAIVFAYKLMVDFNIFFLVFALVLFIVARAAYLKEKTFSIGLFALVFFCLAFNTSIKYTRYKDYKERSLREPLATKVQSSYDPNAIVALGVLGDELANDEFLEKYFNANTPSNPAVLKNHIKDYLDGYLNRYDYQIYPYDNDGLAISNPSIPPISKYKNLVEAGSVKIEGSNYFYQVNNTFGYQDYFGIVSVVKNGSLLGTLVLELRSKPYNYNNRLPDLLGDQKQIRDEDFKGYSIALYSNNKLLNQSGNYTYPLDGSIFKGKNDDFTVYNDDEMRYSHLIYKPSASKMVIISKEKVDYVERLAALSFFFLVFIIFSIVLYGLIWLIKNLDDDKVGWFSINRSLMINANKILYKTRIQVVIVLSVMATLIIVGWVTYYYMNYEYRGQQDALIRDKIRKVQQNFEKQVFNNGTIEDDDNAIADFNNFADINNADLNLYNTDGDLIMTTYPKLYNYKVISRKMGPLAYAYLHNLHRSEFINLKEQIGALTYAAAYAPIRNAQNKTIAYIGLPNYSNEEEYSDKIALFVSNLINIYALVFVAIGVLAVFLANQITNPLTFIQESISKTKIGQRNEPIVWRRHDEIGSLIKEYNNMISALEQSALKLAQSERESAWREMAKQVAHEIKNPLTPLKLGVQLLEKSWREKDPNFENKFNKFSKSFIEQIDSLSKIASEFSNFAKMPDTNLEKLDIFPVIEQAREVYKSAANVEINVFNKTDHDIRILADHDQLLRTFNNLFKNAIEAIDGDSPCAITVSLYNDDLRAYIEIKDNGKGIPEILQDKIFVPNFTTKTSGTGLGLAFVKQAIENAGGTVRFTSVNGLGTTFYLSLKLA, encoded by the coding sequence ATGAAATTGAGCTTTGGTTTTAAAATAAGGTTCTTGTTGCTTGTGTTGGGCTGTTGCCTCATTGCTACTTCAATTTCGCTCAGCAGGTTTACTACAAAAAGCAATCTTTTAAACCGCGATGCTCAAGAGATTCAAGAACGTTTATTAACCAAAGAAAAGGCAGTAAAGGATTTTCTGGCAGATAGCAGCAAGGTGGCCCAGGCCAAAAGGTTTCACCTCGACCCTGACCCTGCCATTGCGTTTCTCAATACCTACAGAAAAGAAACCGGCATTTACCTGTTTACCTATCAGCACAACGAACTTAAGTTTTGGAGCACCTACAAAGTATCTGGAATTGATCCGCAAACGATAAGGGAAGGAAGCTCAGTACTTTATTTTTCCAATGGCTGGTACGATGTGATTAAAAGCACACAGGGCGATTTTACCTTTATCTTTCTAATTGGCATCCAATCGCAATATCAGTTTAAAGAAACCGAGTACTTTAAAAACAACATCGATCCGCTACTTTCCAGTTCCAACCTGCTTACCCTCGCTTCGTTTACCGATAAAGATATTTACAGCATTAAAGGGCTCGATAACAAATTTTTGTTCGGCCTAAAGGTTAAGCCCGGCTTTGTAGATAGTTACTATTCTCCGCTGCAGCTTTGGTTATTTATTGCCGGGCTGGCTTCCATTTGCATGTTTTTCAATTCGCTCTGTTCGTTTATTGCTAAAAGAGGCCATATTGCCTGGGCCACATGCCTGCTGCTATTTTTTTTCCTGGCGTTTAGGTTATCCGATCTTTATTTTGGATGGTTCAACCACCGCTTTCCCTTAGATTTATTCGATCCTAAAATTTACGCCGATAGCTTCTTAATGCCCTCACTGGGCGATTTTTTGTTGAATGTTATTGTGTGCACCTGGTTGCTGTTGTTTATGTTTAACCACAAACAGCAATACAAGTTTCCACGCTGGATTAAGGAAAGCCGAACCCTCGGACTAATTATTCAATGCTTGCTGATGGGCTTTATAGGCTGGGTGGCCTGGCAGGCCGACGATATCTTTTTCGGCCTGATTTTTAACTCCAAAATCAACTTCGACATTATTAACATCTTAAAGCTTGGCGGAACGAGTTGGGTGGGCATTGTGATTTTGTGCCTGGCCTGGTTTCAAATTTACCTCATTACCATTATTTCGGTAAGCGTAAGTACACAGCTCAACATCAATAACCGCGATCGGCTGGTTATTTTTCTAGTTGGGCTCGCCATAGTTTTTGCTTATAAGCTGATGGTCGATTTTAACATTTTCTTCCTTGTTTTCGCGCTTGTTTTGTTCATTGTGGCCCGGGCAGCTTACTTAAAGGAGAAAACTTTTTCCATCGGCCTTTTTGCCCTGGTATTCTTTTGTCTGGCCTTTAACACATCGATAAAATACACCAGATATAAGGATTACAAAGAGCGCAGCCTACGCGAGCCACTGGCCACCAAGGTTCAATCATCGTACGATCCCAATGCCATTGTTGCGTTGGGTGTTTTGGGCGATGAGCTTGCCAACGATGAATTCCTCGAAAAGTACTTTAATGCAAATACGCCCTCAAACCCTGCCGTTTTAAAAAACCACATCAAAGATTACCTCGACGGATATTTAAATCGCTACGACTATCAGATTTATCCGTACGACAACGATGGGCTTGCAATATCAAACCCCTCCATTCCGCCGATTAGCAAGTATAAAAATCTCGTTGAGGCCGGTTCAGTCAAAATTGAGGGCTCCAATTATTTTTATCAGGTAAACAATACCTTCGGTTATCAAGATTATTTCGGCATTGTATCGGTCGTAAAAAATGGCAGTCTGTTAGGCACGCTTGTGCTCGAACTCCGTTCAAAGCCATATAATTATAACAATCGCCTGCCCGATCTTCTCGGCGATCAAAAACAGATTCGCGATGAAGATTTTAAAGGATATTCCATAGCCCTGTATAGCAATAATAAACTCCTCAACCAATCTGGCAACTACACGTATCCGCTCGACGGAAGTATTTTTAAAGGCAAGAACGACGATTTTACGGTTTATAATGACGATGAAATGCGTTACAGCCATCTGATCTACAAGCCCTCGGCAAGCAAAATGGTAATCATCAGCAAAGAAAAGGTAGATTACGTTGAACGCCTGGCTGCATTATCGTTCTTTTTTCTGGTATTTATTATTTTTTCGATTGTGCTTTACGGGCTGATCTGGCTAATTAAGAACCTCGATGATGATAAGGTCGGCTGGTTCAGTATCAACCGATCGCTGATGATAAACGCAAATAAAATTCTTTATAAAACGCGTATTCAGGTGGTAATTGTGTTATCGGTTATGGCCACCTTGATTATAGTGGGCTGGGTAACCTACTATTACATGAACTATGAGTACCGCGGGCAGCAGGATGCGCTAATCAGAGATAAAATTAGAAAGGTGCAGCAGAATTTTGAAAAGCAGGTTTTCAATAATGGCACTATTGAAGATGATGACAATGCGATTGCCGATTTCAACAATTTTGCCGACATCAACAATGCAGATTTAAACCTGTACAACACAGATGGTGATTTGATTATGACCACTTACCCCAAGCTGTATAACTATAAGGTAATCAGCCGTAAAATGGGGCCGCTGGCTTATGCCTATCTTCACAATTTGCACCGATCTGAGTTTATTAATTTAAAAGAACAAATAGGTGCGCTTACTTATGCTGCAGCCTATGCGCCGATTAGAAACGCACAGAATAAGACCATTGCCTATATTGGCTTGCCGAACTATTCTAATGAGGAAGAATATAGCGATAAAATTGCCTTGTTTGTAAGTAACCTGATCAATATCTATGCCCTGGTTTTTGTAGCCATTGGCGTTTTGGCGGTGTTTCTGGCCAATCAAATTACCAATCCCTTAACCTTTATTCAAGAGAGCATTAGTAAAACGAAAATCGGGCAGCGCAACGAGCCAATTGTATGGCGCAGGCACGATGAAATCGGCTCTTTAATAAAAGAATACAACAATATGATTTCGGCACTGGAACAGAGCGCACTGAAGCTGGCTCAGTCTGAAAGAGAGAGCGCCTGGAGGGAAATGGCAAAACAGGTAGCCCACGAAATAAAGAATCCGCTTACACCACTTAAATTGGGCGTTCAGCTGTTAGAAAAATCGTGGAGGGAAAAAGACCCCAACTTTGAGAACAAATTCAACAAATTTAGCAAATCGTTTATCGAACAGATTGATAGCCTTTCGAAAATTGCATCGGAGTTTTCAAACTTCGCCAAAATGCCCGATACCAACCTCGAGAAGCTCGATATTTTCCCGGTGATTGAACAGGCAAGAGAAGTGTACAAAAGTGCAGCCAACGTAGAGATTAATGTTTTTAATAAAACAGATCACGATATTCGGATTCTGGCCGACCACGATCAGCTGTTGAGAACGTTTAATAACCTTTTCAAAAATGCCATTGAGGCCATCGACGGCGATTCGCCATGCGCCATTACAGTTTCCTTATATAATGATGATTTGCGGGCCTATATTGAAATTAAAGACAATGGCAAAGGCATTCCGGAGATTTTGCAGGACAAAATTTTTGTTCCGAACTTTACCACCAAAACGTCGGGTACCGGCTTGGGTTTGGCCTTTGTAAAGCAAGCTATTGAAAACGCCGGCGGAACAGTTAGGTTTACATCGGTTAATGGATTGGGCACAACATTTTACTTAAGCCTAAAATTGGCATAG
- a CDS encoding acyltransferase family protein — protein MMTERKQRLLSLDFFRGLTVAAMILVNNPGSWGHIYAPLEHAEWNGCTPTDLIFPFFLWIVGVSIAFAMSSSKADAAMHGKTISKAIKRGIILYLLGFFLAIFGKIMGVILNGKSLIEAFETVRLLGVLQRIGIVFIISSIIFLKCSTKTIFKTLISILVVYWALMTFVPVPGVGYANMEKETNLAAWIDRGILTESHTWASSKTWDPEGVLSTLPAVGTCLFGILVGVWMRRKDVDNPTKVAWLFTTGIIAVILGLLWDLQFPINKSLWTSSFVLYTGGLASVGLALCYWLIDVQGHKSITKPFVVYGVNAITVFFLAGLMPRLLNLIKITNADGSKTGLLEKFYAIGYTPFFSPINASLVWAISYVLGFYVLLYLMYKKNIIIKV, from the coding sequence ATGATGACCGAACGTAAACAACGCCTGCTTTCTCTGGATTTTTTTAGAGGTTTAACTGTTGCTGCAATGATCCTGGTAAATAATCCGGGTAGTTGGGGACACATTTATGCCCCGCTTGAACATGCCGAATGGAACGGGTGCACGCCAACTGATCTGATTTTCCCTTTTTTCCTCTGGATTGTTGGTGTTTCAATTGCCTTTGCCATGAGCAGCAGCAAGGCCGATGCGGCTATGCACGGCAAAACGATTTCAAAAGCAATAAAACGTGGAATTATATTGTATTTGTTAGGGTTTTTCCTCGCAATTTTTGGAAAAATCATGGGCGTTATTCTCAATGGTAAGAGCCTGATCGAAGCCTTTGAAACCGTTCGCTTGCTTGGCGTTTTGCAACGAATCGGTATTGTTTTTATCATCAGCAGCATTATCTTTTTAAAATGTTCAACGAAAACAATCTTTAAAACGCTGATATCAATACTCGTGGTTTACTGGGCTTTAATGACGTTTGTTCCGGTGCCGGGGGTTGGTTATGCCAATATGGAAAAGGAAACCAATTTGGCAGCGTGGATCGATCGCGGCATACTAACAGAATCGCATACCTGGGCATCATCAAAAACGTGGGATCCGGAAGGTGTTTTAAGTACCTTACCAGCGGTTGGAACGTGTTTGTTCGGCATATTGGTTGGCGTTTGGATGCGCAGAAAAGATGTAGACAACCCTACAAAGGTAGCGTGGCTGTTTACCACAGGCATTATCGCGGTTATTTTGGGCTTGCTGTGGGACCTCCAATTTCCCATCAATAAATCTCTATGGACGAGTTCCTTTGTGCTTTATACAGGAGGCTTGGCGTCGGTTGGACTGGCGCTCTGCTATTGGCTTATCGATGTTCAAGGCCATAAAAGCATCACCAAACCCTTCGTGGTTTATGGCGTAAACGCGATTACCGTGTTCTTTCTGGCGGGTTTGATGCCGAGGTTGTTAAACCTCATTAAAATAACCAACGCCGACGGGTCAAAAACAGGTTTGCTCGAAAAGTTCTATGCAATAGGCTACACACCATTTTTTTCGCCCATAAACGCATCGCTGGTTTGGGCAATATCGTA
- a CDS encoding glycoside hydrolase family 10 protein, with product MLKNFLYALLTLTVIPYILNAQALSKIAPKREFRGVWVATVTNIDWPSRPGLSVDQQKQELIGILERHKSQGMNAIMLQVRPAGDAFYAKSREPWSQWLMGKQGLAPSPGYDPLAFAIKEAHFRGMELHAWFNPYRASMSSNTVFSESHAYRKHPDWFFTYGGKKQFDPGIPDVREYIIQVILDVVKEYDVDGIHFDDYFYPYKIEGQTINDSATFNKYPNDIADIRDWRRNNVDLLIKQLDDSIHHYKKWVKFGVSPFGIWKNKYEDPEGSATSGLSNYAELFADSRKWVKEGWVDYINPQVYFTFTRRVAPFATLADWWGNNSYGRHVYIGQAAYLVNSRAEAAWKNLSELPRQIRYIRENNRIQGSVFFSSKSLTTVAQSFGDSLRNDFYRYSALPPQMPWLDDVAPNEPQALTADALKDGVHLKWSAPAKATDGETASGYVIYRFAEGDKISVLDPKNILKISFEAYPSFIDTSTEGGKRYSYLVTALDRLKNESEPSGPVGVEVPLAKE from the coding sequence ATGCTTAAAAACTTTCTATACGCACTTTTAACTTTAACTGTAATACCTTATATATTAAATGCACAAGCATTATCAAAAATTGCACCAAAAAGAGAGTTTAGAGGTGTTTGGGTGGCTACCGTTACCAATATCGACTGGCCCTCGCGACCAGGGCTAAGCGTCGATCAGCAAAAGCAAGAGCTTATAGGAATATTGGAGCGACACAAGAGTCAGGGCATGAACGCAATTATGCTACAGGTACGCCCGGCAGGCGATGCCTTTTATGCAAAATCTCGCGAGCCCTGGAGCCAGTGGCTAATGGGCAAGCAAGGCTTAGCACCTTCCCCTGGTTACGACCCTTTGGCTTTTGCCATTAAGGAAGCACACTTTAGAGGAATGGAGTTGCACGCCTGGTTTAATCCCTACCGTGCCAGCATGAGCAGCAACACCGTATTTAGCGAAAGCCATGCCTACCGCAAACACCCGGATTGGTTTTTTACTTATGGCGGAAAAAAACAGTTCGATCCGGGCATTCCTGATGTGCGGGAATATATTATTCAGGTAATTTTAGATGTGGTAAAAGAATACGATGTAGATGGAATCCATTTCGATGATTATTTTTATCCTTACAAAATAGAAGGGCAAACCATCAACGACAGTGCAACTTTTAACAAATACCCGAACGATATTGCCGATATCAGAGACTGGCGCAGAAACAATGTCGACCTGCTTATTAAACAATTAGACGACAGTATTCATCATTACAAGAAATGGGTGAAATTTGGTGTTAGCCCCTTCGGCATCTGGAAAAACAAGTACGAAGATCCCGAAGGTTCGGCCACGAGCGGCCTGTCGAATTACGCAGAGTTGTTTGCCGACAGCCGAAAATGGGTTAAGGAAGGCTGGGTAGACTACATCAACCCTCAAGTGTATTTTACTTTTACGCGACGCGTTGCTCCGTTTGCAACCTTGGCCGATTGGTGGGGAAATAACAGCTACGGCCGACATGTTTATATTGGGCAGGCGGCCTATCTTGTTAACTCAAGGGCCGAAGCCGCCTGGAAAAACCTGTCGGAATTGCCACGTCAAATTCGCTATATCAGAGAAAACAACCGCATTCAGGGAAGCGTTTTCTTCAGCTCCAAGTCGTTAACTACAGTGGCTCAATCGTTTGGCGACTCTCTTAGAAACGACTTCTACCGGTATTCGGCGCTACCACCCCAAATGCCATGGTTAGATGATGTGGCGCCAAATGAGCCGCAGGCGCTCACCGCCGATGCACTTAAAGATGGCGTACACCTGAAATGGTCGGCGCCAGCTAAAGCGACAGATGGTGAAACGGCATCAGGATACGTAATTTACCGTTTTGCAGAAGGAGATAAAATTTCGGTCCTTGATCCGAAAAACATACTTAAAATTAGTTTTGAAGCCTACCCTTCTTTCATTGATACAAGTACAGAGGGCGGCAAACGGTACAGCTACCTGGTTACAGCGCTCGACCGACTGAAAAACGAGAGCGAACCGAGCGGGCCCGTTGGTGTCGAAGTGCCTTTGGCAAAAGAGTAG